One Anaerolineae bacterium DNA segment encodes these proteins:
- a CDS encoding tetratricopeptide repeat protein, whose translation VDEALAWYRKAEKVAPDRYEPKYFIGLAYFLKEEYPTAEASFRTALAMAPQHVWSAYFLAHTLYHQGKREEATEWLREAIRLYPGQPWDWAVQLGDWLAEAGDKEGALAAYRQALEWRPGDEGIQAKIRALIGSER comes from the coding sequence GTGGATGAGGCCCTGGCCTGGTATCGGAAAGCGGAAAAGGTGGCTCCGGACCGGTATGAGCCGAAGTACTTCATCGGGTTGGCCTATTTCCTGAAGGAAGAATACCCGACCGCTGAAGCGTCCTTTCGGACCGCGCTGGCGATGGCCCCTCAGCACGTCTGGAGTGCTTACTTTCTGGCCCATACCCTCTATCATCAGGGAAAGCGGGAAGAAGCCACAGAGTGGCTCAGGGAAGCCATCCGTCTCTATCCAGGCCAGCCCTGGGATTGGGCGGTCCAGTTGGGGGACTGGCTGGCTGAAGCGGGGGATAAAGAAGGGGCGCTTGCGGCCTACCGCCAGGCGCTGGAATGGAGGCCGGGGGATGAGGGGATTCAAGCGAAAATTCGGGCGTTGATCGGTTCAGAGAGATGA